In Sciurus carolinensis chromosome 17, mSciCar1.2, whole genome shotgun sequence, one genomic interval encodes:
- the Spata12 gene encoding LOW QUALITY PROTEIN: spermatogenesis-associated protein 12 (The sequence of the model RefSeq protein was modified relative to this genomic sequence to represent the inferred CDS: inserted 4 bases in 3 codons; substituted 3 bases at 3 genomic stop codons), whose translation MSTSASACRFILEKSGDTXELKVMISCRFTVQWXPRGLGQSXHHPRSVLYALALCQGQIFNQKWPLDVYQSEACXRYVETATSLDMTASQMNLLGRPCSPPALLTQPARAVSKTFITPISIPXSRRRDKRACATGCLKKLXGCRYRASSTGCSHSNQLVLEGCYVSSLIIAYYTHTHTQSHQ comes from the exons ATGTctacttctgcctcagcttgtAGATTCATCCTGGAAAAGTCAGGAGACACTTAGGAACTGAAGGTAATGATCTCCTGCAGGTTCACTGTTCAGT TACCGAGGGGCCTAGGGCAAT CCCATCACCCTAGGAGCGTCCTGTATGCACTTGCATTATGCCAGGGTCAGATATTTAACCAGAAGTGGCCTCTGGATGTGTACCAAAGTGAGGCCTG CAGATATGTTGAAACAGCCACCTCTCTTGACATGACTGCATCCCAAATGAATCTTCTGGGCAGACCCTGCTCACCTCCAGCTCTCCTGACACAGCCTGCCAGAGCTGTCAGTAAGACATTCATAACTCCAATCTCAATCCCCTGATCTAGAAGACGGGATAAGAGGGCCTGTGCCACAGGATGTTTGAAGAAACTATGAGGATGTAGGTACAGAGCCAGCAGCACAGGGTGCAGCCATTCCAATCAACTGGTATTGGAGGGCTGCTACGTCAGTTCCCTGATCATAgcgtactacacacacacacacacacagagtcatcaGTGA